In a genomic window of Natranaerovirga pectinivora:
- a CDS encoding flagellar FlbD family protein — protein sequence MIEVTKINNIKISINPDLIEYIEDTPDTIITLTTGKKIIVKEQREEIMTLFVNYKRKCNSIALIQQ from the coding sequence ATGATAGAAGTAACAAAAATTAATAATATAAAAATATCAATTAATCCTGATTTAATAGAATATATTGAAGATACACCAGATACAATTATTACGCTTACAACAGGTAAAAAAATAATTGTTAAAGAACAAAGAGAAGAAATAATGACGCTTTTTGTAAATTATAAGAGAAAATGTAATAGCATTGCTCTAATACAACAATAG
- a CDS encoding flagellar motor protein, translating into MDIASIIGLIAGVFFVLASILLEGDIWSFANAPSVMITIGGTFSAVLISYPLKKFLNSFKAIVHIFKDTDLNEGTVIKRIIDLSNVARKEGLLALEEASEEINDDFLKKGVLLIVDGTDPELVRNILETEMAFIENRHKDVQGFWENIGAYGPAWGMIGTLIGLINMLKSLDDPSTIGPSMSVALLTTLYGSLLANFIAIPISNKLKVRSAEEVLLKEVMIEGLLSIQAGENPRVIEEKLKAFLSPTLRNDLSKNDGEEEEDKEGVA; encoded by the coding sequence ATGGATATAGCATCAATAATAGGTTTAATAGCTGGTGTCTTTTTTGTTTTGGCATCCATACTTTTGGAAGGTGATATATGGTCTTTTGCAAATGCACCATCAGTAATGATTACCATCGGTGGTACTTTTTCAGCAGTTTTAATATCATATCCTTTAAAAAAGTTTTTAAACTCATTTAAAGCTATTGTACATATCTTTAAGGATACAGATCTAAATGAAGGTACAGTGATAAAGAGAATAATAGATTTGTCAAATGTAGCTAGAAAAGAAGGGTTATTGGCATTAGAAGAAGCCTCAGAGGAGATTAATGATGACTTCCTAAAAAAAGGCGTACTTCTTATTGTAGATGGTACAGACCCAGAATTGGTAAGAAACATTCTAGAAACAGAAATGGCATTTATTGAAAATAGACATAAAGATGTTCAAGGTTTTTGGGAAAATATTGGAGCCTATGGTCCTGCATGGGGTATGATTGGTACATTAATTGGATTAATCAATATGTTAAAATCCTTAGATGATCCATCAACAATTGGTCCAAGTATGTCAGTTGCATTATTAACAACTTTATATGGGTCATTATTAGCCAATTTTATTGCAATTCCAATATCAAACAAATTAAAAGTGAGAAGTGCCGAAGAAGTATTACTTAAGGAAGTAATGATAGAAGGATTATTGTCCATTCAAGCAGGTGAAAATCCTCGTGTAATTGAAGAAAAATTAAAAGCCTTCTTATCACCAACATTAAGAAATGATTTATCAAAAAATGATGGTGAAGAAGAGGAAGATAAAGAAGGTGTTGCTTAA
- a CDS encoding OmpA family protein, which translates to MARRSKNEPSKAGSPAWMSTYGDMVTLLLCFFVLLFAMSTIDITKFKAIINSFDNNIDLMPGGQAIEVGELITSGISQLDILGFYLEQSDGEDFQDFDNRLENAREIANDIGEYLDEQNISDRVEITYSAQYIQLSLEGAILFDSGKAELKPDGAELIDIIGNVLKRYEDNEIAIEGHTDNVPMNTIQFPSNWHLSSARAITVANFLMTHKEFSPEKLFAVGYGEYRPIDDNSTVQGRAKNRRVEIKIINKLQK; encoded by the coding sequence ATGGCAAGAAGATCTAAAAATGAACCTTCAAAAGCTGGTTCACCAGCATGGATGAGTACATATGGCGATATGGTTACTTTGTTACTATGTTTCTTTGTCTTATTGTTTGCGATGTCTACAATTGATATTACTAAATTCAAAGCAATAATCAATTCATTTGACAATAATATTGATCTAATGCCAGGAGGACAAGCAATAGAAGTTGGTGAATTAATAACAAGTGGTATATCACAATTAGATATACTAGGGTTTTACTTAGAGCAAAGTGATGGTGAAGATTTTCAAGATTTTGATAATAGGCTAGAAAATGCTAGAGAGATTGCTAATGATATTGGTGAATATCTAGATGAACAGAATATTTCAGATCGAGTAGAAATTACATATTCAGCTCAATATATACAATTATCATTAGAAGGGGCTATTCTTTTTGACAGTGGAAAAGCTGAACTTAAGCCTGATGGTGCAGAGTTAATAGATATTATTGGTAATGTACTAAAAAGATATGAAGATAACGAAATAGCCATAGAAGGTCATACGGATAATGTCCCTATGAATACGATCCAATTCCCTAGTAATTGGCATCTATCTTCTGCAAGAGCCATTACAGTTGCAAATTTCTTAATGACTCATAAAGAGTTTAGTCCTGAAAAATTATTTGCTGTTGGGTACGGTGAATACAGGCCAATAGATGATAATAGCACTGTTCAAGGAAGAGCAAAAAATCGTAGAGTAGAAATAAAAATAATAAATAAATTACAAAAGTAA
- a CDS encoding flagellar basal body-associated FliL family protein produces the protein MEKGKILLPIGIALLVVNLILTTLLIILALPPLTRVNKIVTTMEQVLDLELINEDTVGNIPIEDLEIIMIDDQISVNARSITTNKNHVLRFSVGFTINKKDKDSKRIMTLMAEQEQYIIAQIRSAASFKTYEEVITNVGTKELGKDIANHLNEVLNTNVIVETIFREYIYN, from the coding sequence ATGGAAAAAGGTAAAATATTATTACCAATAGGGATAGCATTGCTAGTAGTCAATTTAATTCTTACAACATTACTTATTATACTTGCATTGCCACCATTAACAAGAGTTAATAAAATTGTTACAACGATGGAACAAGTATTGGATTTAGAGTTAATTAATGAAGATACAGTTGGAAATATTCCCATTGAAGATTTAGAAATTATTATGATAGATGATCAAATATCTGTAAATGCTAGGTCTATAACAACTAATAAAAATCACGTTTTAAGATTTAGTGTAGGATTTACTATCAATAAAAAAGACAAAGATTCAAAAAGAATAATGACCTTAATGGCTGAACAAGAACAATATATTATTGCGCAGATTCGTTCAGCAGCAAGTTTTAAAACATATGAAGAAGTAATAACAAATGTAGGAACAAAAGAATTAGGTAAAGATATAGCCAATCATTTAAATGAAGTGTTAAATACGAATGTAATTGTGGAGACTATATTTAGAGAGTATATCTATAATTAA
- the fliM gene encoding flagellar motor switch protein FliM: MGEVLSQNEIDNLLNALSSGELDVEEYKQNAIEKKVKDYDFARPSKFSKEHLRTLEIIFEHYSRLIATALPGYLRTSVQAEVINAEAISYSEFSNALSNPVLLGIVNFSPLKGNIVMDFSVNIGYAIIDRMLGGKGKPLEKQRDFSEIERILLEKIFTVCINELRDPWKSVVDLEPHLEKLETNSQFAQIISPNEMIALVTLSIKIGKIEGLLNICLPYICIEPIMDKLNTKFWFSTMQQKDNEDYKDAIETIISKAKIPIRINLGNSKISVNDFVNLQKGDIIKLDTKIDNNIDVFVGKIKKFTAKPGMFKDINAIQITSVIREED, translated from the coding sequence GTGGGCGAGGTATTGTCACAAAATGAGATAGACAATCTTTTGAATGCATTAAGTTCTGGGGAATTGGATGTAGAAGAATACAAACAAAATGCTATAGAAAAGAAAGTTAAGGACTATGATTTTGCAAGACCTTCTAAATTTTCTAAAGAGCACCTAAGAACATTAGAGATAATATTTGAACATTATTCACGATTAATAGCGACAGCATTACCGGGATATCTGAGAACATCTGTTCAAGCTGAAGTCATAAATGCAGAAGCTATCAGTTATTCTGAATTTTCAAATGCCTTATCAAACCCAGTATTATTAGGTATTGTTAATTTTTCACCTTTAAAAGGGAATATTGTAATGGATTTCTCAGTAAATATAGGGTATGCCATTATAGATAGAATGCTAGGCGGCAAAGGAAAACCATTAGAAAAGCAAAGAGACTTTTCTGAAATAGAAAGAATTTTACTTGAAAAAATCTTTACAGTTTGTATAAATGAATTAAGGGATCCTTGGAAAAGTGTAGTAGATTTAGAGCCACATTTAGAAAAATTAGAGACTAATTCTCAGTTCGCTCAAATTATATCCCCTAATGAAATGATCGCTTTGGTTACCTTAAGTATAAAAATTGGTAAAATAGAAGGATTATTAAACATTTGCTTACCTTATATTTGTATTGAACCAATAATGGATAAATTAAATACCAAGTTTTGGTTTTCTACAATGCAACAAAAGGATAATGAAGACTATAAAGACGCAATTGAGACTATTATATCTAAAGCAAAAATACCAATTAGAATAAATCTTGGTAATAGTAAAATTTCAGTAAATGACTTTGTTAATTTACAAAAAGGTGATATAATAAAACTTGATACAAAAATCGACAATAACATTGATGTCTTTGTTGGTAAAATAAAAAAGTTTACTGCCAAACCAGGTATGTTTAAAGATATAAATGCGATACAAATTACTTCTGTAATTCGAGAGGAGGATTAA